In the Oscarella lobularis chromosome 9, ooOscLobu1.1, whole genome shotgun sequence genome, ATCAGGACGTATGGTAAGCACGTTTATAAATTGATCGAGATTTTGTTCTGCCTCTCTAAGCAATGCCTCGAGTGTTTCCCTAAGACAGAGTTCAATATCGAGGGCCTGTATAAGCTTGATTTTACGTTTCATTTTCAAGAGCTCGAGtcgcctctttcttttcttcttggaGAGCATGACATCGATCTCTACAAATCTCTCTGCACACAAAGTGCTCGTATAATATAAGAAGAGGACAGCTATCGTTacatttctctttctaaacTTTGACATTTCTCTTCCAATTGGCTATGTTTTCAAAAGTAGCAAAAATGTCTTTTATTTGTAGATACGTCCTTTACCAACCTTTTGTCGTTATCCTGCTCGCAAATTTTCATGTTCTCCAACCTATATGCCGTATACATCTGTTACTACTTTCTATTACCGTTAGTAAGAGAAATCTCACCTTAGTTTTTCCACTTCTCTCTCCAGTTCTGAAATGTAGTTACGCTGTCTTTGAGACTCGAGTGGTAATGCAGCTGTGGGGAGATATTCTGACTCATCTATGACGAAGGGCTCGTTAAGTAGGCCTAAATGCAAACTGAAGAACGCTCAACTTCGCAATTTGAATTCATTACCTATTGTGACTGAGTAAAGAATACTTTTCAACTGCTGATTCCAGTCTCGACCCCCTGTCATAATAATCTGAGCATATCCATCAGGTCTTGCGACACAATGTAGAGTGTGAAGCTGGATGGGTACCATTTTCGGATTTAAGTAAAACTATTGAcatttctttctgctctCATGTGATCTCAACTAACTGACTATTTAAAACCATACCATATATGATCTCCTTTCATTGAGATCGAGTATGTAGCAGTTGTCTGAAAACATGTTATCGCGGTTGTAACCGccaacaagaagaaaaaaacttcCTTTTTGGGATCCACTTTTTCTAAATTGACAAATTCTGTGGTCATTTCGAGAGGACGGTTTTGGTGAAAACTCAATAAAAATCCAAATCTATCGACCACACTATTATATGCTGCAAGCATGACAGGCTATTTATTACCTTTTCCTTTAGATCAATCACATACGCTTCATCTACATATTTACCCGAGCCACTGTAGCCACCATGAAGTAATCCTCGGCTCTCATCGATTGTTTCTCCAGCAGAACTGCAGAGTGGCTGTGGTCTTTTTCCCCTCAAAATAACATCCAACCAAGATCCTATTCCTCTAATTAATGCTGAAGCTATTAAATCAATTTTACGCTAAATACCTGTTTCTCtgtcctcctcaaatacaaattgaaaaatctcgTTATTTAGCCCGGATTGACAACTTGCTCCCGGTTGAaggaacggttgaggaatTACTCCTGCTGCCCCTCCAAACATAACAATTTTTCCGCCTATAGCCCACAAGCAGCAGGCTTCGCGTTTCACAGGGGTCCGTTCATATGTGGGGGGCGTGGCTACCTGAAACCACGTCATTTCCTTCGGATTCAAACCGAAAACGTCTCCCAGAAGACTCCTATCTTCCTTTCTTCCTCCGTACGAGTAGATAATAC is a window encoding:
- the LOC136190962 gene encoding uncharacterized protein; protein product: MAGTAAPELRWGHESALIDDVLHLYGGRNEEKWWVGPKFFPRNEIWMCNVRSENKKWIRRLAEGKNIPPPCQGARCVVINGIIYSYGGRKEDRSLLGDVFGLNPKEMTWFQVATPPTYERTPVKREACCLWAIGGKIVMFGGAAGVIPQPFLQPGASCQSGLNNEIFQFVFEEDRETGSWLDVILRGKRPQPLCSSAGETIDESRGLLHGGYSGSGKYVDEAYVIDLKEKIWIFIEFSPKPSSRNDHRICQFRKSGSQKGSFFLLVGGYNRDNMFSDNCYILDLNERRSYMFYLNPKMVPIQLHTLHCVARPDGYAQIIMTGGRDWNQQLKSILYSVTIGLLNEPFVIDESEYLPTAALPLESQRQRNYISELEREVEKLRLENMKICEQDNDKSQLEEKCQSLEREIEICRDRCHALQEEKKEATRALENETETLEALLREAEQNLDQFINVLTIRPDQVDLTEQKLGSGAYADVIIGCWQGMSVAVKKFHTLITTLRTIPTFWREVVTASRLHHPNIIRVCGAVMQEEIPFQIVSELLEGSMSEVIDAAHAAGRKGGVLPYLSS